The Bacillota bacterium genomic interval TGCAGTCTTTGCCGTGCTTACCGCATGGCCCCCGCCATGGCGCCGGCGCGCTGCATGGCGAAGTTGCATTCGGTGATGCAGAGGTCCAGATGGTGGGCTCCCTCGTTCAGCTTGTCTCGAACAGTAGGATCGGTTGCCTGGCCAGCAAGGCTTCGCAGTTGTTGGGCCGTCTGCTGGCACATCTGGATACAATCGGATAGGGTTTGATGGGCGGGCATGCACTCTCACCTTTCCACGACGTTCAGGCCTTTCTAGAACCGGCCGGTGGCCTGGCTGTAGCGCATCGCATCCTCGCAGTGGTGGATGCACATTTCGATGTGCGCGGCGGCCGACGTGGCCATCTCCCGTGCCCGGTTATCGGGTATTTGGTTCACCGCGGACCGGAGCTGGTTGGCCGCCTGAACGCACTGCTGGACGCACTGGGCGACCTGCTGGTGTGCTGGCATCACGTTGTCCCCCTCTCCTGGCTTCAATTCCTGGCTGTTCTTGAGACCGCACCCGTTAGCATGGCCGCCCTTTCCCTGGATCTCTCAGGAAACTCTAAGGGATTCCTCAGGGTTTTCTCAGCCGGAATACGATGACCCGGACAGGCCGGGCCTGACTCAGCCGCCAGCTGCAGCCAGCAGTGGGGGCCGAATTCTGCGCCTGGGCGATAACGGCCAAGATGTTTTACGGGCCATCGCCATTTCGCGATCGAGCGGGCGCAGCACGGGGCCGCACCTGGACTTCCGCGTTCGCATCAACGGCAAGCTGGTGAATCCCCTCGGGTACGTGCGGCGCCCGTGAGCTTCCTGGCGTCAGCGAAGGATGAGGTAGAGGAGCGCTGCACCCACTCCGAACAGGAGTGGCGCGATCCACCGGTTGATGGAGGGTTGTTCCACCTCGGGTGATGATGCGAGCTCGGCGTCGTGATGCTGATGGGCTCGCTGTTGAGTTCGGCGCTTCTCCCGGTCGTCGTGCATTTCGAAATGCCCGCCGCAGCATCCCATCGTCAACGCATCCTCCTCGCTTGCGAACTCGTAAGCCCCCGCGTGGGGGCAGCGTTCGGCGTCTGGAAACCCGTTTAGCAGCAGCCCCGCCCGTGGAGGTTGCCGTCTTTGGGTTCCCGTTCGGCGCCCACGAACAGCTCGGGCGCCAGCAGGAAGCGCTGCATGCAGCGGTGGCACTTGAAGTAGTAGGTCTTTCCCTGGTAGGTCAGGGAAGGGGCGGTAGACGGATCCACCTCCTGCCCGCAAACCGGACAGTACACCTTGACGGCTTGTTCCATGCTCATGTACTCATCTCCTCAGCTCCGGCTGCATGGTACCCTCCGTTTCTTAAACCGAGGTGAGAGCAAGCTGAGAATCGGCTTAGAGCAATCGCCGGAGACTCTCAAACGACGGCAAGCGTGATGAGCCCCACCGCCGCCGACGCAATGCCGACGCCCAGCTTGAGGCCCGCTCGGTGGTG includes:
- a CDS encoding YHS domain-containing protein translates to MSMEQAVKVYCPVCGQEVDPSTAPSLTYQGKTYYFKCHRCMQRFLLAPELFVGAEREPKDGNLHGRGCC